From ANME-2 cluster archaeon:
CAACACGACAACCATCGAAAATGTGTACAAGCGCCTCAAAGATGACATTGAAATCCAGGCGCACATCCGGCAGATAAAGGCGCATCCGTGGGTGCAAGTCGTGAAAGGACAATGAAGAAAACAACACAGTCCACGTATGGAGCCCCGCAGGGCTGCATACGTGTGCGGCCCGCTACTGGCCAGAGTAGGGGAAGTGGGCCCGCGGAGATTCGAACTCCGGACCTCCGCCGTGTGAAGGCGACGTCATAACCAGCTAGACCACAGGCCCACATCTGTTTAAGCAAAAAAATTGCAAGCGCAATAATATTATCAATATAAGATAAGACTATCGCAAATCAATGCAATAGCCTCATCAATATCATTGATTATTTCTTTATCACTTTCTGGTACAGCCTGCCCTGGAATCCGTGGTACTTGGCCACCCCTTCCGCATCCTTCTGGTTAATAGAAGACTCATCAAAAGACACCAGGTTCTCAGAATACAGGGCAAAGGGTGAACTCCTTGCAACCGCCATGACACTGCCCTTATACATCCGCAGCTTCACAGCACCTTCCACACGCACCTGCGTAGCATCGATAAAAGCGTTCAAATCATGGAACAGCGGCTCGTCCACCAATCCCATATATGCCAGCTCGGACCACTGCTCATCCACTCTTGCCTTGAAACTCAATTCTGCCCTGGTCAGCACCAGACGTTCCAGGTCCCTGTGGGCCGCCAAAAGTACGGTCGCAGCCGGGTGCTCGTAGTTCTCCCGTGCTTTAAGACCCAGCACCCTGTCCTCTATCATATCGGTCCTGCCCACACCATGGATGCCGGCAATGCGGTTCAGTTCAGTGATCAAAGTCAAACCATCCAGACGTGTACCATTCAGAAAGACGGGAACACCGCCTTCAAATCCTATCTCGATGATCTCAGCCTCAGGTCCCTTTTCAGGTGACCGGGTCCATCCGAAGATCTCCTCGGGAGGTATGAAACCCGGGTCTTCCAGCTGGCCTCCTTCGATACTGCGGCTCCAGATATTCTCATCAACACTCCAGGGCTTCTCCTTAGTAACGGTAACAGGGATCCCGTGTTCCCTGGCATATTCTATCTCCCACTCCCGGGTCAGGTTCATATCCCTCATAGGTGCAATTACTTCCAGGTCAGATGAACGGAACACAGCTTCAAACCTCAACTGGTCATTCCCTTTACCGGTACAGCCGTGAGCCAGTGCAACAGCACCTTCATGTATGGCTATTTCAAGCACTTTTTTGGCAATCAGGGGCCTTGCAATGGCAGTACCCAGCACATATCCTTCATAATTCCCATTGGCCTTTATCAAGGGAAACAGGTAATCCTGTACGAATTCTGCTTTCGCATCGATGGTATAATTCTTATCACCGATCAACTCTGCTTTTTCTTCTGCTTTTACAATCTCTTCCTCTGCCTGTCCCACATCAACAACAACGGTAATGACTTTTTCAAAATCATAATTCTCCTTAAGAATGGGAATACATACCGATGTGTCCAGACCACCTGAATAGGCCAATACAACCTTACCTTTCATTTATCATCATATCCTTTTCTATTGTCAATCATATCAATGAATTTGGATGTTAAATCATCGAATATTATATAAGATATTTGAACCATCTATATTACAGCTTTAACATAATAATTATTCTCTATTAATATGTAAAACAGGGATGGAAAATAAAATGGTATTTAGTTCCCCTAAAAAAACGGTAGACTACAATTTAACTAGGATAGAAAAAGGCCAGGGCAGTAAAAAAATTGTTGAGTCTTTAAAAAAAGCTCTTAAAGAAGATCCTGAACTAATAGAAGACACAGCCCTTGCATTAATAGGAATTATCCAAACCGATAAAAAAGAAACTTTCGGCTACTGTCTAGAAATACTTCTTAATATTGCCGAAACAGAAACTGAGCTTCTGGTAAACTCAATTGATGCTTTTATAAAAATAATACAGATACCAGATGATAATGCACTTGACATTAACAGCATATTAATTGCCCTGGATATCCTGAGTATCATAGTTTCTGTGTCTCCAGACCTGATGCAGCCTGCCGTACCAGAATCACTAAAGAAAATGAGAAGTTCTAACAGCCACATTCGTTCGGCATCTTATTATATCCTGGACACAATTTCAAAATCTAACCCTGAATTCTTTTCAAATTACACATCAGACTTAATAAGATCACTCAATGGTTTAAATGTTGATGAACGGATATATGCCATAAAACTGATTGGTGAGATTGCACAATATTCGCCAAAAGTGATTGATGATTCCTATAACGTACTTAAGGATCTTTCAAGTAAACACCCTTCCTTGGAAATAAGACAGCAAGCTCATGATGTTCTTAAAAAATTCAGTGTAGATGAAGCAACACCCGAAGTCAAAACTGAACTATTGGAGTTTGAAAAAGACTTTATTGGTCTCAATGACATTAATTCTGAAGAAATGGACTTTGCGGAATTGGCGGACGACCTTTCTGAAAGAATCAAAGGGATTGATTTTGAAGCATCTGCTGTTGCAATGTTAAAATCTTTTGAAATGGACCATCTCATTCTCAAACCAGAATACAGGACGCATAAAACATTAACAAAAGAAGTCGAAGAGACTATACAAGTTAATGAAGATACTGATGAAGTAAATGCCATATCTAAAAAACTCCAGACAAATCTGGAAATTGAAACTGAATTACATCGCATAGAACAGCTGGTAATGGACCCAATCATCGAACTACGGTTATCTCCTGTAGAAGAGACCACCCAAAAAGATGAAACTGAATATCAGGAACATCCATCACCAGAATTCGACGATGATAAGGAAAAAATCCCGGAAACTAAAGCAGAAGTTACAGAGAACAAAGCAGATGTAATGGAAACTAAAGCAGAAGTTACAGAAATCAAAGCAGATGTAATGGAAACTAAAGCAGAAGTTACAGAAATCAAAGCAGATGTAACGGAAACTAAAGCAAAAGTTACAGAAATCAAAGCAGATGTAACGGAAACTAAAGCAAAAGTTACAGAAATCAAAGCAGATGTAACGGAAACTAAAGCAGAAGTTACAGAAATCAAAACAGATGTAACGGAAACTAAAGCAAAAGTTACTGAAATCAAAGCAGATGTAACGGAAATTAAAGCAAAAGTTACTGAAATCAAAGCAGATGTAACGGAAACTAAGGCAAAAGTTACT
This genomic window contains:
- a CDS encoding argininosuccinate synthase — encoded protein: MKGKVVLAYSGGLDTSVCIPILKENYDFEKVITVVVDVGQAEEEIVKAEEKAELIGDKNYTIDAKAEFVQDYLFPLIKANGNYEGYVLGTAIARPLIAKKVLEIAIHEGAVALAHGCTGKGNDQLRFEAVFRSSDLEVIAPMRDMNLTREWEIEYAREHGIPVTVTKEKPWSVDENIWSRSIEGGQLEDPGFIPPEEIFGWTRSPEKGPEAEIIEIGFEGGVPVFLNGTRLDGLTLITELNRIAGIHGVGRTDMIEDRVLGLKARENYEHPAATVLLAAHRDLERLVLTRAELSFKARVDEQWSELAYMGLVDEPLFHDLNAFIDATQVRVEGAVKLRMYKGSVMAVARSSPFALYSENLVSFDESSINQKDAEGVAKYHGFQGRLYQKVIKK